One Roseimaritima multifibrata DNA window includes the following coding sequences:
- a CDS encoding sigma-70 RNA polymerase sigma factor region 4 domain-containing protein, protein MTASTKPIRLIRIASVLANEARTVEDIRQAFAGRPVPRIVRHWRENQVAMCVDACSVFCAEEGDDRRSIEEKLSMEDAIALERCWDSEEATTKAVAQEAARQVNVFFESIYAELREKRIRHFLGLLKATPEELKRIGSSVIQIGFIDVWEKGIKKGFDRNQFNTIDEWLGFCVVCAVHGWRKGHRKRRIVTENGVMFSDPPSEDLLPAIELEISETARVITESCIKDDIDKAIVRMSIDGASVFEIAKYVELDPANVRRRRKKIADCVNSRMDTDE, encoded by the coding sequence TCAACTAAACCGATACGCTTGATTCGGATTGCATCCGTACTTGCGAACGAAGCACGTACTGTCGAAGATATTCGACAAGCATTCGCTGGCCGACCTGTACCACGGATCGTCAGACATTGGCGGGAAAATCAGGTCGCCATGTGCGTTGATGCCTGCTCCGTTTTTTGTGCTGAAGAAGGCGACGATCGTCGATCAATTGAGGAGAAATTGTCGATGGAGGATGCCATAGCCTTGGAGCGTTGCTGGGACTCAGAGGAAGCGACGACTAAGGCAGTCGCGCAGGAAGCTGCTCGTCAAGTCAACGTGTTTTTTGAGAGCATTTATGCCGAGCTTCGTGAAAAACGGATCCGCCACTTTTTAGGCCTGCTCAAAGCGACCCCGGAAGAACTAAAACGAATCGGGAGTTCGGTAATACAGATTGGATTCATAGATGTCTGGGAGAAGGGAATCAAGAAAGGGTTTGATAGAAATCAGTTCAACACTATCGATGAATGGCTTGGGTTTTGCGTCGTGTGCGCTGTCCATGGCTGGAGGAAAGGACATAGAAAAAGACGCATCGTGACTGAAAACGGGGTAATGTTTAGCGATCCTCCCTCTGAAGATTTACTTCCTGCAATTGAATTGGAAATCAGCGAGACGGCCAGAGTCATTACTGAATCGTGTATCAAGGATGACATAGACAAAGCGATTGTTCGAATGAGCATTGATGGCGCGAGTGTGTTTGAGATCGCAAAATACGTTGAACTTGATCCTGCCAACGTGCGGCGACGTCGGAAGAAAATTGCAGACTGTGTCAACAGCCGAATGGATACTGACGAATAA